The nucleotide window TAAAACATGGGTATAAAGCCTCAActaaagtgttaattttcagtTGTGACAGgaagaccacacaagggttaaaacaggGCTTCCTTTCTACCCTGACACCTGACAACATCGATGTGTGGCTAGGAGGAGTGGCTGAGCCCTTTGTCCCAGGAGGACGAGTAGGACCCTTGTTTGCATGCTTGATTTCCACTCAGTTCCAGAGAATCCGCCAGTCCGTTGCATGACTGACATTGCCAAAGCAGTTTGACGTGTGTCATAATGCTATTGGTTGGTAGGTGTTCGGCCGTTTAAAACAATGGGTGTACTTCAGATGCTTTCTGTGCATTAAGACCTTCACATTCACTTTTCTATTCAAATTTAACCACGCTGTCCCATTTCAGACTTTGGTTGGAGCCTTTACTGAGGCTCAGAGGAGGCCCCTGAGAGAAACTTCCCTGGCTCGCATCATCGGTGATAACACGGATATCACTGATGTACCAGACAAGCCCTTCCAGTACCGGCCCCCGAGGGTCCGGGTACACCCACTGCGAGAGCGTCAGTGCCTTTGACCTGAGTCCATAGAGGGAGAATGGTGAGTTAATGTCCTGAAATCCTATCTGATACAGTTGACAAAAGACAACCAGTGACAAAATTATATTGTGTTATTAGGTTATATTTGAGAAGCTCCTGTTTGCTATAATTGTactcatgttttattttcacatagGACCCAGTGGTCCAAATGGTCTGAGTGGCCCCCCTGGACCACCTGGACCACCTGGACCTCCCGGCACCGTGGAGAAAGTTTCTTTCTCTGTGAGACTGGGCAACAACAACCCCGACACTGGCGTGCCCATGACCTTCCGAGAAGTCATCTACAATGGACAGAACAGCTCTGACATCAGGACAGGGTATCTAGCATGTTCAGGTATTTATGAGTTCCAGTCCCACAGGGTCATCTTTCACAGCACTGGGAGTGTGGATTGGATGCGTAACGGAGAGCGGTTTCTGCACTCATTCACCACCCAGCGGAGCAGTTACATCACAGCCAGTGGCAGCATGCACATTAAGCTCAAGAGGGGACACAGGGTCCATCTGGTGGCCAACAACAGTGACAATGGTCCGATCCGTGACAGCATCTTCTCAGGGCATCTTCTGTTTACTGAGTGGGATACTGTTCTTTATACAGCTGTTGACTCGCAATACCATCTTAACACTGTGAAAGTAATCTGTTTTGACCATTTAAGTCTAAGAAGCAATCCTTAAACGCTATCAAAACCTgatcttttatgaaaagcgcaatgagataactgttgttgtgattttgcgctatgtaaataaaattgaattgaactgaacttAATCAAAAGGGCGAGATAAGTCAACATTTGCAGTTTTCTGCATTACAATTACAGGTGCTCTAAATTATTCAGATTTGACCTTTTCTCAGGTTTAGCTTAAGCAGAGCTGTGCTGAGAGTTTGTAGAATTCACCAGTCTCTACTAACATGGATCAAAAATGTGGAAAAGTTCTAAAGCAATTGAAGACATGATAGTATCttaaaatagacatttttgtaTAGTAGAGCTTGCTGACAGATAAGCACAATGTTTAAAGATGTGGCATTAATATTGTGAAAACTACCTGACTTTATACGTgatatttttcttaattttcttttgACTTAATCctttatcttttaaaataatCTTGCCCTcttttctgagatttttttttacagcttatCCAATTTGTTTGTAACACactgttgttttccataaatTTAAGACTAAGTCCCTTTGagtttgacattaaaaaaatgattgttCTACAGATCAACCACTGCCTTTAAATGATATTTATGGAGATGACACTTCAGAATATGATACCATATTAACGTGCAGACCCAGAAAACCACGGCTGATGATGTTCTTCACCAGACCAGTAGATGGCACTGACATACAATCTTTTAGGAAAGCAGGCCCAGCTGGTTTGGGATGAATATTGTCTTGTATgaataatattttgttttgcattatGTCAGTATAAACACCTACAAAACAGTTGTCCAGATGAACTGATGATTTGGAGGTGTTTATACTGACatagtgcaaaaaaaataaataaatcataaacaGATACAATGATAAAGTGAGTTTAGGCCAGCGGGTTTTGCCTGCAGTATACATAACCCAGGATGCAATATAAAGTATACGGGGAAGTGAATTTGTTCTCAGCTCTTCCTTTAGAGGGATCCCTTATATTTGAAGAACCAAACAGAACCAATGTGTTTACGCATACCAATGAATTATAAGTTTCATAATTCAATGCAAATTATTGACTCATTGTGATGTCTGGAAAAGTGTTTAGAGAATTATTTCAGGACAACTTTTGATGTGCACTGACATCATCAGCAAATAACTGTTCATTTTGATTGTTTAAAAGCACCTGTAACACTTAGATTTGGGCTACTTTCAACACCTAAgggtgcatgctggctcactggcACGTGAGAAGATAAAGTTCTTTGTGTGAGAAATTAGACACTGTTTAACCACTTAGCAGCAGTATTTTAGGTGTTCTTTTAAGTCCATGTGGGCTGACCACAATAAATAACTGTTACACTTTCAGTAAATGAAGAGTACTCAACAATGTCTGCTGGGAAGGTGAAAGGCTGAGTGTAATTCAAAAGATAAACTATAATGCTGTTGTCCAACCAATTCACAAGAAGACCAcaacatttcatattttatttaaactgaTGAAAAAGCACTACAGGCTGTAACAGTGGTATGGAACATGGTGATATTCATACTTTGATCTTTCCACAGACCTATTTATTCTAGAATAGATCACagtagattttcttttctttaaataaattattgaaCTCCAAATCACAGCAGGCCCTTTATAGAgatgaataaatatttgaagCAGATCAAATGGTGTTGGTCACTCCGCTTTAATTGCGGATGCCGACACTCCCCAGGGGGATCTGCATCCTTACCTAAATCCTAaataagtaaacaaaaaaacgaGCTCAATATATGGCGATCGATTGAAGACGTGGTGGGTCGCATTAGCTCTGGTGTTTTCAGTGGAGAGGAGGGACGGAAACCAGCTGCTGcgtctccacacacacaaacacacacacacacacacacacacacacacacacaccacacacacacacacacacacacacacacaccacacaccacacacacacacacacacaccacgcccCTCCTGACCTCCGTGGACACAGTGCCATCCACACAGAGTGGCTCTGGGTGTCCCATGGGAGCAGGGGAATGCTGGAGTGGACGAGCGGCACACGATACCCCATTGTTTGGTTTAGCAGTCACTgattccacccccccccccacccacccccaccccaaacCCCTCCCTCACCTCTTCCCTAAAACTCTCGGGCTGGCCGTCTCAGCGGGTTAAATTGATTAGAAAGACGTTGGTGGTTTGGCTAATCCCCCATTTTCGCCCAGACTCTCCGCTTCACCAATTTAGAAAAGCCCCATTCGGAGTCCCGCGGGCCGGGATGATCACCGCGGCCGAGCCGGTCGCACCTGTGGGGCTGGAGCGGCCGGGACGAGTCGGTCCGCAGCTTCGAAAACCCACAGCTTTCTGTTGACTTGAATCACAATGTATGTGACTTGAATCACAATACTAAAATTGATTGacgaataaataaataaatgatttggGCTAATATAGCCTATATAAAGCTGAAAATGCTATATACTGGAATAGGGAATTTGAAACGATACACTCTCCATTAAAGTCGTAATAACTGTGATTAGAGTCTTTTGGAAAATATTAGGCTATGTCaactaaaaatgtgtttgaggACTCAGATTATATCTGATAAACTACGCCTTCTCCCAACATTTACTGTATTGCTCAACTTATGCTGAGTGTTCACCATCTTGCAAGTAAAGTGCAGTAAATTCAagttttaaatgaatgttttcTCTTTGGGCTCTTTTTAGTTTGCAGATAAATCATTAGAAGCGTTGGTGTGCTGCACATATTTTGCCATTCTGGATCGACTACCTGAgtttttgagcaaggcactgacaGCAGATCCTGGGTCTGCACTGGCTGTAACGTTCACGTGCTGCTTCTCTTTAACTGGGCAGTCAAAGAACCAATCGGTCCATTCAAGCAACCTACTTTAAAGAGCGCATCTCTCTGCATTTCAGTGGAGGAATTTTATTAAAGTGTGTCATCATATACAGATTTTTCATGGTTAAGTAGAGCTGTCAATCATGTCAGAGGAAGTGTGTAAGGGACAAGGCGAAAGGGTGGAGACTCGGCAGCAGGATTCCCCAAGTCTGCTCTCATAATTGGGGGAACATCTGACTTTGTCCCGCGCTGGCAGATGGTGGGGTGAGGCGGGATCCAAAGGGGGGAGATTTACATCCATTGTCCAGGCGCACCAACTCCACACAGAGACAATAGTAGGCAATCGGCAAGGGGGAAAGAACcagggttggaaaaaaaaatgttttcaacgCCACGATGAACAGGAGAAGAAATAAATGTTTAGTctgcaaaaaaaatactgttgggCCTAAACACAAAACCTAAATCCAATTCGAAACCTGAAACAAtgacattaatgtaaaatgtaCGTATATAATAGGCTACTATTATAATAAATTGTGCTTGTGCTGTGCTTTTTAGGTTTATTACAGCTCACAGAGCCTTTGCAAGGATCCCAATCAGCAGCTGAAGAAAGTTAAGACCGTGTGCAAAATGAACGGGCCACGCATTAGGTTGTTTCTACAACTTGCCAAATAACACATGAGGTAGCCTATTTTTATCTGCGTGATTTCTAACTGATATCATATAGCACTTTGGCTTTGATAAGACAGTCTGCTGTATTGATTAAGAACTCATTTCGGGCCTTGTCAGGCAGCGGTCCGAACGCCAATCAGAGCGCAGCCCTGTCCGCTGCTGGCGGAGATTGATGGAGCAACCAGACGGCCATTGTTGCGGCTGACACTGATGCGATGCCTCCTCAGCGGAATCACTGCGTTCAAAGGAGCAGACGGCCGAGCTGCTGAATACGCGCCTGTCGAGAGCGCACTTGTGTTAGATTTTGACTTGGATGAATAGACCAAACAGGATTTGCTTGTAGGCCTACAAACTATTCAGGGCAGCGTGTGGGCCTACGGGAGAATTTAAACCCACATTTTAACACGTGGCTTTTGTGAAACACTCAGAGATGAACACATAAATTCAATATAAAACATGTacgctttttaaaaaacatttgtccCTAATTTTGAGGttgaataatatgaataaatgttatgctcccccaacccccccccccccatctcctgTCTTCgcccacacacgcacaaaggGGACCTTTCGTTTGTCACACTGCAAATAGGCATATGCTATTTCCAAGTCACAAATGCGATAGTTTctgctttaaaatgtgtaacaattgtgtgtgtttcctcttATCATTCCACTGGTTCAACTTAATGCGTGGAAAGTTTGCTCCTAGAGTTAGTGGTTGGATGCTGAATTTGGCAGAAGTCCAAACAACCGATGCACTTTACACCAATGAGAGCATCCATTTCAACAATCGGTCCCCCATATGGCACTAAGGCCCCTCCTCCACGCTCCGCGGCAGAGGGTCTCATTCATGCTTCAAGACAGCGGTTCACTGCAAGCTTCCTGGCCCTCGGATCAACTGTTTTGATCCGATCTGGCCCTCTGACAAAGGAAGACTTTCTCACATAGGCTGTTGGACAGAATATTCCGAGACGGACTCGCTCTGAAGTGTGTGAGGAGGTGTGAGCAGGTGAACATTGCGCTCGAACTGACACTGGAGTTTTGCGCTTGGACAATGCTTGCAATTAGTAGGGGAATCCATTTATTATCATCGTTTCAGCCCGAAAAGAAAGCGTGCGTGGATTTTTAACCGAGGAGCCTTCTGAAACATCACCCCACCGCGTCGGTCATTTCTGCTTCAAAGCTGTGGAGGAGCGCAGTGCCTTCGGGTGTTCGCGAAGTGCTTTAGCTCGCCAgctccgttttttttcttcttttttcttaagTTCAAAAAAGTGCACCCAAACGCGCAGGACAGGGCTTAAATGTTCGGGATCCAGGAGCATCTGATGCGAGAAGTGAGCGGATTAAAAGAGAGAAGTCTTGGAGAGGAGATGGATCCGGTTCGGTCGTGGGTGCGTAATGTCGGGGTTGTGGATGCGAACGTAGCGGCGCAAAGGTACAGTACAAACCCAGCTGATCTGTTGACGTTAGACTCCCTTTCTcaccacttctttttttttatcagttgcGCTCAGACTTGTTGGCAACGTGACTGCATGCATTTTCATCATCAGCATCGCGAGCATAATATAGTTTATCATGTGTGATTTTTAAACAGGCATCCTTCACAAAAGAGCTGCAAACTataggctacttgttgcaaaagATGACACGAGTCCTCCTTAAAGCTCTTTGCACCCAGTTCATAAAACGTATTTAAATATAATGAAAGAACAAGACTTGATAgggttattatttttaaagcaatAAAAGATGGAATGCACAGAAGGCAAGTGAGCCCATATTCTCCAAACTATTAATCATGACTATTATACTTTAACATAAGTCACACAAATTAGACAATTTACTCTTGTGCAAAAGGTCAACTTAATATTATCAACACAATTTGAGATACTTTTGTGGAACCAGGAGCCTATGTCCTAAGCTGaatatattccccccccccccccccccccccccccaccgtctATTTAGTTGATGTAGCTGAAAAACATCGTTTTCCTCAGTGGCCACACATGCTACATTTatgattattctttttttttttatctgcagaAGCATTAAACggttttctattgtttttcacatttagtttttcaCATTTACCAAGATGTTCAACTATCATCTTCACGTTTTAATTTCTttaccgacacacacacacacacacacacacacacacacacacaccacaccacacacacacacacacacaggaacagagTCAGACAAGCGCACAACGTTTTCAAGAAAAAAGAAGGCAACTGGTTGATCACATAGGCTACGTCTTACATgtaatatgtattatataaacCGCAATTAATAAGTGTATGGCGCAATTCATGCCGTATTTAGGTTATTTCATATCATGGAGAATTTTATTGAAAGTTTAAATGCAATTCAAATATCTTGATTGTATTACTTTATCCAAAAAACTACCAACAATAAAGAACTCGTCGAAGGTAAATTTTACCCCCGggcattattttttgttttttaaaagaaacgTTTAAtgctgtcacaaaaaaaaataaaacaaaagttttgaGTTATCTGACAAATAACGGCCCATTTTGGACTTAAGTTAAATTCATAGAAACACGGTACAGACTATCTGACCTGCACGGGGAATATGCCTAAATATTcaagttatttatatttaatattgagCAGCCTATTAACACTTTGTAGGTAGCTGCTCCACCATCATCCCTAATGTGTTGATTGTATtgttgatttttcaattttcaagATAAAATATAGTTTCAaccagtttttcttttcctgttttatccAGGCCACATTCGTTTTTCCTAGACAGGAAAAATGCTCTTAAAGTTGTGGAGAAAGCGAaaatatgtatacatgataTTTTATTTACGTTTAAAGTATatgctttatttttgtatttttatttttattttttcagattaTTGATAATTATCGTCTGGATAAACTGGAGGCCTCAACCAttggagaacaaaaaaaaactttgcaacTTGCAACCAAATATggaaatttaaatgattttaaaaagcaCTTTAATATTTGAATAACTGCCTTTAAAGTGCAAGCAAATCGAAAACATTTGAGAAGCATATTAATTGAGTTTTCAGGATTTACCACAAGCAGAGAAAAGTCTTTGCTTCTTGCTTTATTTAGATTTGAGAACGAGTTTCAACCACCAGTGGATTATATTGTGAGATGGTAATTTAATTAGAAATAACCGTTGTGTTTATCCGTGTGAATCAGTCTTTTATAACCCGATGTGAATGTCTGTAGAACTGACTGTCTCTTCCTGCTGTGTCCTCAGTGGAGTTGCTTTGTCAAGAGCTCATTTTGAGAAGCAGCCGCCCTCAAATCTCCGAAAGTCCAACTTCTTCCACTTCGTCCTGGCGCTCTATGACAGACACGGCCAACccgtggaggtggagaggacaTCGTTTGTGGACTTTGTTGAACATGACAAGGTGTGTTAGTTCTTCGGATTTCCTGTAATGATGATCTGAGGATGTCATTACAGTGATACATCATCTTTAAAGTTATTTCAaggccttttttttcaacactcaaAACCATACATTTTAAGCAGTGTTGTTTGAAAAACTCTGAATAACAACAGCAACAGAATGTGGTAGTGATGTATTTCAGCTGTAACCAGGTGCTCAACTTGATCTTCCCCATCCCCAGTAAAGCCAAGCATATCGAACAGCTGACGGCTACATGTTTACACAAGATCTAGCCTGAATGAGCTGATGATGTGGGATTGAAAAAGAATATCTAATGACTAATTAGCAGCTTGCCTCATTAGGAGGACATCTctactttttaaaatgcaaatgatgCTAGCTCCTGTTAAGTTATACAGTGAACTAATCATCAAAGTCTCTTTTCAATtcatgccccccccctccctccataCTCTAAATACTgctgtggggtgggggggggggggggggggagctggaTTCCTCAGGTTGGACCAGACCAAAATAAGGAAGGGTGCAGTGTGGAGACAGAGTTAGAACGAGACTGCCTGGAGTGGGAGCCTTATGCCCGGTGTTGATGGATGTTTCTGCCTTGTGGCGAGGGGAGTGAGAGCCTCCTGAACTGGCAACAGATCTCCTCTGTGAGAAAAACAAGAAGACATCGTCCTGTCAGCTGAAGTTCAAACATAGTTTTACTATGTATTTCATGGgcagggaaggagagagagggcggGCGACAGTGCCAACGCCATGGCTGTGTGCTGTCTGTGTGCTGCCTCTTCGTGCCACACAGGCCAGCGTGGAGTAATATGACGGCCGTGGAGGAGTTCATTTTCTGCATGGTTACCCTGGcatctgtttttgctttgtaaTTATGCAGAGGTAGAACGATGGCAAAGCGAAATAAATGTTCCTCTGTGTATTATTCACAGAACTTATGAAGCCaggcatccatccatctcctgACGTCAAGTCTCAATTTCACTTTTGATATGAAGTTTGGAGCTCGGTTACTTTCCAACTGATCTCCATGCATCTTAATTTCCCCCTCTCCTCACAACTGTCTCCTTTCCCCAGTTTCTCTACTTCCCTTCTCCTCGTTCTCTTTCCTCGTCTCTCGCGCTCCTCTCTGTGATGCCAGCCTCCTGGGTTATTGGACCAGAGAGCATTCCTTTGAGACCACTTAGGAAGACCAGTAGAGgtagaggaagagaaagaaagagggggaacaagagacagagaggggagagagagaagaagtgaGAGGCTAGTGGAGAGCCTGGGGGAGGGAGGGATAGCGGAAAGGAAGTTTTTCTGTCAAGGTCGACTGCTGCTCTGTCTCACATACAGTACTTTCCAcactttgcacacacacacatgcacatgcacatgcacatgcacatataACCATGCCTGTGCTACCTCGTTGCAAGGAAGACCACTGCATTTGAGCTTAAGGTTTTAGGAGTTTACATCAGACATGATAGTTCAACCGCTACAAAGAACATCTGACTCAAGGTTAAACACTCAGCTCTTGAGCACAATGAGAGGTCCCACATGGGCTCTGAGCCCACAACCCTCTGATCTCCATGCTGCTCCCATGGAAGGGCGAGCTGCAGGATTAGGAGAGCCCCACTGTGCTTAACACTGCGTGGGGATGCTCAGCTCTATTTATCTGTGCTTCAATTGTGCCTAACTGCATGCTctgcatttctctgtgtgtctgttctttctctttccAAGGAGCAGACGGGAGAAAAGACCAACAACGGCACTCACTACAAGCTGCAGCTCCTCTACAGCAACGGTGAGTACAGTCCAACATTCAGAGTTCTCAGATTACGGGTTGATTCTTTGCCTCTTGAGGTGTCTAATTTGATTATTTAGACGCCATCGTTAAGCCCTGCAAGTAGCAGGAGTTCAAAAAGGTCAGGGGTGACACCAGCGGTGCTAACATGACACACGCCTTTCCACTTAAGTAATCTTCCTCAACATCCTTACCTCACCTCTCCTCTCTGAGCTCATCAATTACCTTTCACTTATTGTCTAATCACTGGGATTGTACAATTTAACGTTCAGCTCTGTGAGGAGCCACTGGGCCCATGTATGGGGAAATGAGGTAcatgttgcccccccccccccccccccccccccaaacccctctcatcctcccccccccactcctccAACCCCCCATGGTCTTTCCACATGAGATCCAGGATACGTAGAGAATTTGGGTCCCATGAGCCACTCCTGCCCCTACTCTGCCATCGCAGTGGAACCCATGGGAGAGAAGATAAAAGACATGTTCCAGAGCTACCCCCTTATACACccaccatacacacactgatacacacacacacacacacacacacacagacacacacacacacacaccacacacacacacacacacacacacacacacacacacacacacacacacacacatgtacatacaaGCACACCAAAAGCACTTCCTCTGCATCCCCTCCTCTCATCCCCTTCCCCCACGCAATATCAAAGGCATCTCGATCGAGACTTTGATGAGAGAAACATATTTTGAAAGCAATACTCTCCAAAGTCTctataaaaaaatacttaataaaGCGCTCTTCTCTCAAGAAGCAATTCATTACATGTGGTTTCCCTATCTTGTGTGATTTACAGCGGAGGTTTTAAAGCATCCAAAGATTCAGAGATACACCTGCTTACACAGAAGCGAGAGACAGTGTTCAAAAGACATTCACTTCTCAATTTAACCCCTTAACAACTGATCAGGTGCTATTTTACCTGTTAGTGTATAACTCCAATCTCCAGTCAGTCATGTAAACTTGGGAAAAAATCAGAAGTTAACTGAGAAATatccaaaaaaaacagtttgacaaACGTGAGAATTCTGGCCTCATAGACTAATAATCATCAAACAACAAATAACTCTCAATCCCCTCAGAAACCATCAGAGGGACTGCTTGCCAATCTTATTCCTCCATGTTGGCTGGACCGAGTTCAATGCTTTTTGAGCTTGTCCAGAgtttgagataaataaataaaaaaaaagattaaagtcATAAatctttccattttattttgggtATCCTTAGCATCATGTACTTTTTTTATCAACTGGTTAAAGGGAGTTTAGGGGTTTTAGTGCAGTTTCCATTACTTCATTTATGGTAACAGTATTTATAATTTTGCAATTATAATGTAGAGCTTCTAGCTTGATCTCTTCTCTACTTCAAATTTCCAATAAAATAGAAGGATTCTCTGTCTGCATGCCTGACCTTCTATTTTCTTGACAATCATTCATTCGATTGACTTGCTGAGAAGCCAAGGAAGTGCAGTGCAAAGTACAAGCTCTGGAGATCTTTAGAacatatttatttgtgtgttatgtACACACTATGATACATAATGGGATAGAAAGGATAGGGCAACCCGGAAACTGTAGCAAAACGGTGCACACAGTTTTCGGATTGACCGTGTCCAATGACGGTATGTCAGCGTTGCTCAGCCATTTTCAGGTATGTGAAATAGAAAGACATCCAACTGGCTAATGCACAATCAACCTCGTTCACCCAGATGTGCCGATCACCGGGATGATAAAGGATTGGGTGCTTTGAATGTTCAGTCGTGTGACCATGAAACACTCCTCCTAACAAGTTTGACTTTGTTTTATGTTAtgtattttggtattttttgacCTATTGCCTTTTTGTCCAGTGTTGGTACAGTGTAACACAGAGGTATCTGACATTTTCCTTACTTTTATAATAGGTCACCAAAGTTGCCAATGGGAAAAATGCTACCTCTCTAACAAGAGGCATTTGTCTGTCTTTGACACTTGCCCTACTGtcccttcaaaataaatgaagactatacatttgttgttttttgccccCGCTGTACCAAGCTAGCACCGAACCGTGACTCTTCAACCAGGTTATGAACCAAACCGTGGCTTTTGTGTGTACCGTTGCACCCACAGACGGTATAAAAGAAGTGGACGTtgtgacatcacccattggtttgcAGACTGCATTTTGAAGCCTTGAGTTTAAAATGTTGTCTTGGTCTTGAGGGTGGAGCTGGGGATGAGCGCTAAGTTAAATGCTAAGTAACCAGCTCATACTAGCACAGGTTGGTTAGCACGGTGCAGCCATAGTacacagtaacatgagctaatTGGGATGCTAATTTTTGCAAGCAAAAAACAGGCTGaaatcaaaatataatataaaatgtgtACTCAGGTAATAGATCAAAGGtaaaagtaacttttttttccaaccaatGGAATTGCCCTCTGCTGGCCATTAGAAAGAATGCAAGTTTTaggcacttctgcattttcaaaaacagaTGATGAAGAACAAGCAGAAGACCAGACATGTTAAACTGTAGCAAACTCAAAACACTTCAGGCATCAGCGATGTAGCTTTTTTGTTCCTCGAAATAGTACTGTCTCAAATGGTTAGCTGTTATTAAGTGACGGGTATGCTTTATTCATGGCAGCAGTACCGGAGGCCAAGCGATCTGTGGGCAATCACTGCACTAGTACACTAAAGCACTGAGGGCAAGAGatcatacatttttacatatttttcagTAAACTCCCCCTCATGCCTAAAATGACTTGTTAAAGTTATTAATAACAACTAATTTCTTTTTGCAGGGGTTCGCACAGAGCAGGATCTT belongs to Etheostoma spectabile isolate EspeVRDwgs_2016 chromosome 5, UIUC_Espe_1.0, whole genome shotgun sequence and includes:
- the LOC116689351 gene encoding protein HP-25 homolog 2, whose protein sequence is MFYFHIGPSGPNGLSGPPGPPGPPGPPGTVEKVSFSVRLGNNNPDTGVPMTFREVIYNGQNSSDIRTGYLACSGIYEFQSHRVIFHSTGSVDWMRNGERFLHSFTTQRSSYITASGSMHIKLKRGHRVHLVANNSDNGPIRDSIFSGHLLFTEWDTVLYTAVDSQYHLNTVKVICFDHLSLRSNP